The genomic segment CCGGAGTGCGCGAGGCCCCAGAGGACAGGGCGGCCGACAAAAACCGCGTCGGCGCCGAGACAGAGCGCCTTCGCGATATCGGCGCCGTGCCGAATCGAACCGTCCAAGATCAACTGACATCGGCCGGCGACCGCTTCGGCAATCTCCGGGAGAGCGTCGGCGGCCGGCACCGCGAAATCGAGCTGCCGTCCCCCATGATTCGACACGACGAGTCCGTCGACACCGTATTTGACCGCCTGTTCGGCGTCCTCTCCGGTGAGGACGCCCTTCAGCACGAGAGGCAGCGAGGTCCGTTCCCTGAGCCATGCCAGGTCTTCCCAGGTGACCGAGGCGTCGAATTGCTCCTTCGAATGCCGCGCAATGGCGGACTGCCCGGCACGCCCGCCATGGGAGGCCGCCATCACGGAAGGATCGACATTCACCGCACGGATCCCCTCGGGCACGGCGAAACCGTTGCGCACGTCACGCGGACGGTGCGCGACCCTCGGCGCGTCCACCGTCAGCACCAGGGCCCGGTAGCCGGACTCCTCGGCCCGCCGGATCAGGTCCACCATGACCTCGCGCCGCTTCAGCCAGTAGAGCTGGAGCCACAACGGACCGGTCGCCGCCGCCGCGATGTCCTCCAGGGTACGGCTGGCGAACATGCTGACCGTGAACAGCGAACCGGCCTCACCGGCGGCGCGCGCCGTCGCCACCTCGCCCTCCGGATCGGCCAGCCGGTGGTAGGCCACGGGTGCGATGCCCACCGGGGCCGCCAGCCGCGCGCCCAGCAGGGAGGTCCGCGCGTCGCACGCCGAGACGTCCACCAGGAAACGCGGGCGCAGCCGCAGTCCGTCCAGGGCGGCGCGGCCGGCCGAGACCATCGACTCGGTGCCGCTCCCCCCCTGCAGGAAGTCCCACACCGGGCCGGGCAGCTTCCCCCTGGCCGCGGTCTCGTACTCCTGAAGTGCCAACGATGTCATTCGATCGACCCCCGTGATCGCCCACTGCGCACCATCGAACTAACCGCACGACCGTACGTCAACCGTACTCTTGCACACTGTCCGCACGGTCGTCCACTTAGTACAGTGCGCGGGGGCCGATGCCCCGGAGAGACACCGACGGCGAGACAGAGGAGATGTCGCATGACGGCGACACGCACCGACGGACGGGTCGAACGCGGCAACCAGACAAGGCGGTTGGTCCTTCAGCGAGCTGTGTCCATCGCATCGGAGGAGGGACTCGAAGGACTGTCACTGGGTCGTCTGGCCGGCGAACTCGGTCTCAGCAAGAGCGGGGTCTTCGCCCTGTTCGGCTCGAAGGAAGAGTTACAGTTGGCGACCGTTCGCGCCGCCATCACGGTATACATCGAACATGTCGTGCAGCCTGCCCGCCAGTTACCGGCCGGTCTCAACCAGGTGTGGTATCTGTTCAGCAACTGGCTGCGCCACTCCGAACAGCGGGTCTTCCCCAGCGGCTGCTTCTTCTACTCGGTCACGGCCGAGTACGACGCACGCGAGGGCAAGGTCCACGACACGGTCGTCGGAGCCCACAGCAACTGGTTCACCCACATCGAACAGACCATCACCGAGGCCCGGGACGCGGGAGAGGTCCGCGACGACACGGACATCCCCCAACTCGCCTTCGAGCTGGTCTCCTTCCTCGAACTGGCCAGCACCGAGTCCGTGCTGCACGACGACTTCACCTGTTACGACAAGGCGGCCAAGGGCGTTCTGAACCGCCTCCGCAGCGTCGCGACGGACCCCTCGCTGCTCCCCGACACACCTTGACACCGTCCACGGTCCCGCGGACCGTGGCCCTGGTCCGGAGACACCATGACCTTTGATCCCCAGTTCCGCGCGCTGTACGACGAGCGCTCGACCCAGGACATCCGTCCCCTGTACACCCTGTCCGTCGAGGAGGCACGGGCGGCCGATCTCGCCGCCGTGCGGGCCGACGCGGGCGTCCCCGAACCGGTGGAAGAGGTGCGCGACACGACGATTCCGGGCCCGGCCGGTGACCTGCCGGTACGGATCTACCGGCCCGCGGGCGAGGGCCCGTTGCCCGTGCTCGTCTACTTCTTCGGCGGTGGCTGGTCCCTCGGATCGCTCGACACCAGCGACGCGATCTGCCGGCAACTGGCCAATGCCGCCGGATGCCTCACCATCGCGGTCGGCTACCGGCTCGCACCCGAGCACCGTTTCCCGGCCGCGCCCCAGGACTGTCTCGCGGGGGTCCGCTGGGCCTCCGCGAACGCCGGACGACTGGGGGGCGACGCCACGCGCCTGACCGTGGGCGGTGACAGCGCGGGCGGCAACCTCGCGGCGGCGGTGACCCTGATGGCCCGGGACGCATCGGGCCCGGACATCCTGGCCCAGGTGCTCGTCTATCCCAACACCGACCACTTCGCGGACACGCCCTCGCGCCGCGAGAACACCGATCCGTTGCTCTTCAACGAGAAGTCGGTGCAGTGGTACTGGGACAACTACCTCGCGGCCCCCGAGGACGGCGGCGATCCGCTCGCCTCCCCGCTGCGGGCCCCGGACCACTCCGGGCTGCCACCGGCACTGGTGATCACCGCGGAGTACGACCCGCTGCGCGACGAGGGCGAGCAGTACGCCCGACGGCTGCGCGACAGCGGCGTACCCGTCGTCCTGACCCGCTACAAGGGCGTGGCACACGGCTTCTTCGCCATGGCCGGGACGCTCGACGCGGGACGCCGGGCCATCGAACAGGCCGCCGCGTATCTGCGCACGGCCTTCGCCGACGCCACGACAAGGGGCTGACCATGGGTGACACCACCGCTCCGACGGGCCGGGCCTGGGCTCTGGACCTCGGTGATCTGCACGCGTCGCTCGCCGATCCGGTGCTGGACGCGATGAACTTCCTGAACGAGGTCGTGGGGCGCTTCCCGGAGGCGATCTCCTTCGCCCCCGGCAGGCCCTCCGAGGGCTCGTTCGAGCCGGAGGACCTGACGCGGTACCTCCAGGTCTACACCGACCACCTCAAGAACCGGCTCGGCTGGACGCACGGCCAGGTGCGCACCCAGCTCTTCCAGTACGGGCGCACCAACGGGATCATCCATGAGCTGATCGCCCGCACCCTGGCCAACGACGAGGGCATCCACGTCCGGCCGGACGCGGTGGTCGTGACGACCGGCTGCCAGGAGGCGATGCTGCTCACGCTGCGCGCCCTCTTCGCACGGCCCGAGGACACCCTGCTCGTCAGCTCCCCCGCGTACGTCGGGATCACCGGCGCGGCGCGACTGCTCGACATCACGCTGCGCCCCGTCCGGGAAGGGGCGGCCGGGCCGGACCCCGAAGCACTGCTGGCCGCCGTCCGGGAGACCCGGGCGACGGGCGGGCGGCCCCGCGCCCTGTACGTGGTGCCGGACTTCGCCAACCCGTCGGGCGCGAGCATGACCGTCGCCGCGCGCAGACGTCTGCTGGAGATCGCCCAGGAGGAGGATCTGCTGATCCTGGAGGACGATCCCTACGGGTTCTTCGTCCGGTCCGGGAACGCCAGGCCGACGCTCAAGTCCCTGGACCCCGACCGGCGGGTCCTGCACCTCGGCTCGTTCGCCAAGACCGCGCTCCCCGGCGCGCGTGTCGGGTATGTCGTGGCCGATCAGGAGGTGGTCTCCGCGACCGGCGAACGCACCCTGCTCGCCGACCAGTTGTCCAAGATCAAGAGCATGACCACGGTCAACACCTCGGCCGTCGGCCAGGCCGTCGTCGGCGGGCTGCTCGTCGAGGCGGACTGCCGGCTCCGGGACGCCAACGCCGGAGCCATCGCCTTCTACCGCGCCAATATGAACTGCCTGCTGGACGAGTTGGAGCGGCACTTCCCGTCCGGGCGCCGACGCGAACTCGGCGTCCACTGGAACCAGCCCGAGGGCGGTTTCTTCCTCGTGCTGAACGTCCCGTTCGTCGCCGACACCAAGGCCCTCGAACACTCGGCGCGTGACTTCGGCGTGCTCTGGACGCCGATGAGCGACTTCTACCTCGACGGCGGAGGGGAGACCCAACTCCGCCTGTCGTGCAGCGCGTTGGACCCCGCACGGATCAAGGAGGGCGTGGCCGCGCTCGCCGCGTTCATCACCGAACAGACGAGGGAGGCACCCGACGGGCGGTGAGTACGCGACGGCGCACGGCCGTCGGTGAGCGCGCGGCGGCACACGGCCGCCGACGAGAGTCCGGCCGTACGCCGCGCGCGAAGGACGGTCGGACAACGGGGTTTCGCAGCGGGTCGACCGCTCCTTCACCGACCGCCCCTTCACCGGACACCCCCTCGCCGGCCGTCCCTTCACCGGTCCGCCCCCTCGCGGCCACCCCCACGTCGCGACCCCTTCCCCGGCCACCCGAGAATCGCGACTAACTAAACGTACGGTCGTGCTATTGTTTTTCTGGCCACACTCTCCGCGGAGGCCGGCGGCCCGCCGCCCTCCGCTGATCCGGCCGGCACACCCGCCGCCCGATGTCCGCGGGGCCCGAGCGTCGTACCCGTGAGCCGGGGCACCACCCGTCGAAAGGAACCGCATGGACATCCGGAAACTCGACCGGGCGGCCGTGCTGGAATCCGTACGCGTTCTGGAGTGGGCGCGGCCCGGACACTGGGACGCGCCCACTCCTTGCGGCGACTGGACGGTGCGTCAGCTGGTCGCCCACATGGCGGGGCAGCACGACGGGTTCGCCGCCGCCGCGACGGGCGGTGGGGCCGCGCTCCGCGACTGGGAACCAGCGGCCCTCGGCGAGGACCCGCTCGGGACCTACCGCGCCTCGGCGGAAGCCGTCCTCACGGCGTTCGACCGGCCCGGCGTGCTCAACCGCGAGTTCAGGCTCCCGGAGATCAGCACCACCATGTCCTTCCCCGCTTCCGTGGCCATCGGGTTCCACTTCCTGGACTACGTCGTCCACGGCTGGGACCTCGCCCGCGCGCTGGGTCTGGACCTGGAGCTGTCCACCGAAGCCGCCGAGACGGCCCTGGCCGTCGCTCTGCGGGTGCCGGACGACGAGCGCAGGCTCGGCCCCGGAGCACAGTTCCGGCCGGCTCTCGCCCCGGCCCCCGGAGCACCCACGTTCGACCTGGTCCTCACGACGCTCGGCAGATCACCGGACTGGTCCGCCCCGGCGGCCGACCGTCTCCGCAGCACCGACATCCACAGGGAGACATTCATGCTCGACGAACTCAGAACCCATGTCGCGCGCCGGCTCGGTCTGTCACAGGAGGAGGTGTTCGCGGGTCAGCCGCTGTCGGCCGTCCTGGTCGCCTCCCCGACCGCGATCAACTCCATCGACCTGCTGGACGCGTTCGCGGGAGCGCTGGCCGACGCCGGCGCCGACGCGGACGTCGAACTCCCCACGATGACCCTCGACCACACCGCCGAGGACGTCGTCGTCGCACTGGACAAGCAGCTCACTTCCACCTCCTCCTGAACGGAAGCCGCAGCCCATGCTGATCATGACCGACATTGTCAAGGAACTCCGCGCCGGAGCGACCATCAGCGATGTACTGCGCGTCCAGCAGAGCTACCACGAGCAGCGCCGCTGGGGGACGGACGCCCTCTTCGACGGCCGTCGCCTGTCCCGGCCCGCCCCCGGTGACAAGGCCGCGCTCTGGCACGCCTCCCGAGCCGAGCTGACCACCCAGCCCGCGGGCATCCGGCTCGCCGTCGACGGCGTCAAGCTCGCCGGTGAACTCCGTGAGTCCAACCCGCTCGGCGCCGACGTCCTGCACATCGCGGCCGCCTGGTCGGCCCGGTACTGGCTGGAGGAGGAGGCGCACCACGAGGTGGCCTTCGGCCGTCTGATGGAGATGGCAGGGGTGGACCCGATCGACGAGGCCGAGGTCATCGAGCACCGTGGTCCGTTCCCGGCCGACAACTACGCCAGGGTCTGCGTCCTCCAGGCGTGCGTCGAGATCGAAGCCTGTGTGTCGTACGGCTGGCAGTCGCGCACCACCGAGGACGAACTCGTGAGCGACGTCTTCGGCACCATCATGAAGGACGAGGTGCAGCACCGGCAGTACTTCGCCTCCTTCGCCAAGGCCCTGGTGGAGTCCGGCGTTTACCCCGTCAAGGACGTCCTGTCGATGGCGTACACCTGGGTGCGTCCGGACGGCGGCGAGACCTTCGGCTCGGCCCGTGAGGCGCAGACCGAACGCCAGGGATTCGTGAACTGGTGGGAGCGGACCCGCTCCGGCGACGAGGAGTTCGGGCTCGACGACGAGGCGCTGCACGAGGGATCGGTGCACGCCCGGAAGCTGACCAGCGTGTTCGCCCTGGTCCGCGAGGTGACCGGCATCCAGACCCAGTCGTATGAGGACCTCAAGCGTGCCTACTTCGCCAGCCTCCGCACGAACGATGTCGACCGGATTCGATCTGCAGTCCGTGACGGAGCTGCGCGGGAAGCCGCACTTGCTCGCTAGCGGTGCGCTGTTCACCGTCGGGGAGCGGGCGCACTGCGACTCGCGCCCCGACCCGTACGCCTCCCTGGCCGGGCTGTTCGCGGCCAAGGAGGCGTTCGTGAAGGCCCTCAGCTCCCTCGGGGGCGCGCCCGCGCACACCTTTCCCGAGGCCGAGGTGGTCCACGGACCGGCCGGTCAGCCACGGTTCCGGCTGCACGGGCGGATCGGCGAGTGGTGCCGGCGGCGTGACGCCCGGGTCGAGCTGTCGATCAGCCACACCGGCGACCTGGCCGGTGCGGTGGTCGTGTTCCTGGCCGAACCGACAAGGAGAGCGGAGGAGGGTTCCGCATGACCGCCGGCACACCGCTGGACGCGGTCCACACCTGCGAAGTCGCCCTGCGTCCCAACGACTTCGACTGGGCCGGGCATCTGAACAACAGCGTGCACCTGCAGATCCTGGAATCGGGGCGCTGGGAGTGGGGGCTCGCCCTGGGGGGCGATCTGCGCGACAGCTCGCTGGTCGCGGTGGTCCTCCAGCTCCAGCTGGACTACGTGAAGGCGGTCGACTGGGACCCGGTGGGCCGGGTGGTCGTCCGCACCTCGCTCGCCTCGCGTTCCCCGTACAGCTTCACCCTCGACCAGGACATCGAACACACCGACGGCACCGTGGTGGCGCGGGGCCGGGTCCGCCTCGGGCTGGTGGACCGCGAGACCAAACAGATCCACCGGGCCGACCTGCACGCCCTGCTGAACGTTCCCGGGAGAGCGGTATGAGCGGAACCACCCTTCAGGACGCCCTCGCCGGACAGGCCCAACGGGAGCGGGCGACCGTCACCTTCGGTACGTCCGCCACGCGCGAGAGCCTGACGTATCCCGCGTTCGCCGAGCAGATCGCGGCCGCCGCGGGCGGATTCGCGCGGCAGGGTGTGAGTCCCGGGGACCGGGTGATGCTCCGGATCGGCAGCTCCCGCGAGGACGTGGTGGCCCTCCTCGGGCTGATGCATCTGGGCGCGGTCCCCGTCTCCGTCAAGCCGCGCGTCCCCGGGGCGATCATCGGACAGTACTTCGCCATGGTGACCCGGCAGCAGAACGTGCGTCACTCCTTCCGGGTGGCCGGGCACGGTCTGACGGAGCTGCGGCTGGTCCCGCACCGCGGCGCCTCGCCCGAGCCCGCGCCCGGGGCGCCGGAGGACCTCGCGTTCATCCAGTACACGAGCGGCTCCACCGGACTCCCCCGGCCCATTCCGCTCAGCCACCGGGCCGTGCTCGGCAACATCGGCGCCATCCTCGGCGTGTCGGGCATGAGGCCGGGCCACGCGGGGCTCATCGCCCTTCCGCTCCACCACGACATGGGCCTCATCGGGGTACTGGCCTCCCTCGTCGCGGGCATCGACCTGGTGATCGAGGAGCCGGGCGCCTTCCTGCGCAGGCCGCTGGCCGCTCTGCGACTGCTGCGGGACGCGGACCGGGCGCACAGCGCCTTCCCCGACTCGATGTTGCGCTACCTCGCCGCCCGGCTCACGACCGCCGCGGGCCAGCGGGCCCCGGAGCCGGATCTCCTCAGCGGCTGGCGCACCGTCTTCTGCGGGGCTGAGCCCATCCGCCCGCGCACCATCAGCACCTACCTCGACGCGACCGCCCCCTGGGGGTTCGACCCGACGGCGCTGGTGTTCTGCTACGGACTCGCCGAGGCGTCGCTGATGGCGACCTCGCACCGCTACGTGGACGCGGGCACCAGCTTCCACACGGACGGCCCGGCCACCACCGCGTGCCTGGGCACTCCCCTGCCGGGGCTCGACCTGCGGGTGGTCGACGAGTCGGGCCGTCCCTGCGCCGAGGCGGAGGTCGGCTCCGTGCAGTTGCGGGGGCCGACCCTGTTCGCGGGGTACGACGGCGCCACCGACCACCGCACCACCTGGTTCGACACCGGTGACCTG from the Streptomyces sp. AM 4-1-1 genome contains:
- a CDS encoding PLP-dependent aminotransferase family protein produces the protein MGDTTAPTGRAWALDLGDLHASLADPVLDAMNFLNEVVGRFPEAISFAPGRPSEGSFEPEDLTRYLQVYTDHLKNRLGWTHGQVRTQLFQYGRTNGIIHELIARTLANDEGIHVRPDAVVVTTGCQEAMLLTLRALFARPEDTLLVSSPAYVGITGAARLLDITLRPVREGAAGPDPEALLAAVRETRATGGRPRALYVVPDFANPSGASMTVAARRRLLEIAQEEDLLILEDDPYGFFVRSGNARPTLKSLDPDRRVLHLGSFAKTALPGARVGYVVADQEVVSATGERTLLADQLSKIKSMTTVNTSAVGQAVVGGLLVEADCRLRDANAGAIAFYRANMNCLLDELERHFPSGRRRELGVHWNQPEGGFFLVLNVPFVADTKALEHSARDFGVLWTPMSDFYLDGGGETQLRLSCSALDPARIKEGVAALAAFITEQTREAPDGR
- a CDS encoding alpha-hydroxy acid oxidase, whose translation is MTSLALQEYETAARGKLPGPVWDFLQGGSGTESMVSAGRAALDGLRLRPRFLVDVSACDARTSLLGARLAAPVGIAPVAYHRLADPEGEVATARAAGEAGSLFTVSMFASRTLEDIAAAATGPLWLQLYWLKRREVMVDLIRRAEESGYRALVLTVDAPRVAHRPRDVRNGFAVPEGIRAVNVDPSVMAASHGGRAGQSAIARHSKEQFDASVTWEDLAWLRERTSLPLVLKGVLTGEDAEQAVKYGVDGLVVSNHGGRQLDFAVPAADALPEIAEAVAGRCQLILDGSIRHGADIAKALCLGADAVFVGRPVLWGLAHSGSDGVSAVLRVLMDEFDEVMALMGVPRVQDFQSSGIVHR
- a CDS encoding acyl-CoA thioesterase: MTAGTPLDAVHTCEVALRPNDFDWAGHLNNSVHLQILESGRWEWGLALGGDLRDSSLVAVVLQLQLDYVKAVDWDPVGRVVVRTSLASRSPYSFTLDQDIEHTDGTVVARGRVRLGLVDRETKQIHRADLHALLNVPGRAV
- a CDS encoding TetR/AcrR family transcriptional regulator, with translation MTATRTDGRVERGNQTRRLVLQRAVSIASEEGLEGLSLGRLAGELGLSKSGVFALFGSKEELQLATVRAAITVYIEHVVQPARQLPAGLNQVWYLFSNWLRHSEQRVFPSGCFFYSVTAEYDAREGKVHDTVVGAHSNWFTHIEQTITEARDAGEVRDDTDIPQLAFELVSFLELASTESVLHDDFTCYDKAAKGVLNRLRSVATDPSLLPDTP
- a CDS encoding alpha/beta hydrolase, with the translated sequence MTFDPQFRALYDERSTQDIRPLYTLSVEEARAADLAAVRADAGVPEPVEEVRDTTIPGPAGDLPVRIYRPAGEGPLPVLVYFFGGGWSLGSLDTSDAICRQLANAAGCLTIAVGYRLAPEHRFPAAPQDCLAGVRWASANAGRLGGDATRLTVGGDSAGGNLAAAVTLMARDASGPDILAQVLVYPNTDHFADTPSRRENTDPLLFNEKSVQWYWDNYLAAPEDGGDPLASPLRAPDHSGLPPALVITAEYDPLRDEGEQYARRLRDSGVPVVLTRYKGVAHGFFAMAGTLDAGRRAIEQAAAYLRTAFADATTRG
- a CDS encoding AMP-binding protein, which gives rise to MSGTTLQDALAGQAQRERATVTFGTSATRESLTYPAFAEQIAAAAGGFARQGVSPGDRVMLRIGSSREDVVALLGLMHLGAVPVSVKPRVPGAIIGQYFAMVTRQQNVRHSFRVAGHGLTELRLVPHRGASPEPAPGAPEDLAFIQYTSGSTGLPRPIPLSHRAVLGNIGAILGVSGMRPGHAGLIALPLHHDMGLIGVLASLVAGIDLVIEEPGAFLRRPLAALRLLRDADRAHSAFPDSMLRYLAARLTTAAGQRAPEPDLLSGWRTVFCGAEPIRPRTISTYLDATAPWGFDPTALVFCYGLAEASLMATSHRYVDAGTSFHTDGPATTACLGTPLPGLDLRVVDESGRPCAEAEVGSVQLRGPTLFAGYDGATDHRTTWFDTGDLGSLRPGGLHLSGRRGDRVTVNGANVFVTDIEQVVTMLPGVADCVALPYREAFAVMVVTERGRQVDTVEIGARIAADFGTAPETVLEIPHSAVTRTASGKPARTFMAAQLEKSLPG
- a CDS encoding holo-ACP synthase — translated: MLASGALFTVGERAHCDSRPDPYASLAGLFAAKEAFVKALSSLGGAPAHTFPEAEVVHGPAGQPRFRLHGRIGEWCRRRDARVELSISHTGDLAGAVVVFLAEPTRRAEEGSA
- a CDS encoding TIGR03086 family metal-binding protein, giving the protein MDIRKLDRAAVLESVRVLEWARPGHWDAPTPCGDWTVRQLVAHMAGQHDGFAAAATGGGAALRDWEPAALGEDPLGTYRASAEAVLTAFDRPGVLNREFRLPEISTTMSFPASVAIGFHFLDYVVHGWDLARALGLDLELSTEAAETALAVALRVPDDERRLGPGAQFRPALAPAPGAPTFDLVLTTLGRSPDWSAPAADRLRSTDIHRETFMLDELRTHVARRLGLSQEEVFAGQPLSAVLVASPTAINSIDLLDAFAGALADAGADADVELPTMTLDHTAEDVVVALDKQLTSTSS